Proteins encoded together in one Campylobacter peloridis LMG 23910 window:
- a CDS encoding efflux RND transporter permease subunit: MFSKFFIERPVFAAVTAIIISLAGIIGLYSLPVEQYPSLTPPVVKVNANYSGADAQTVAQTVAIPLEDAINGVENMIYMDSTSSSSGDMSLSVYFNIGTDPDQATVDVNNRISAAMAKLPEDVKKTGVSVRKTGSSILEVATLYSPDGSMDALEVYNYAALNILDDLARVPGVGNAVAIGSRNYSMRIWLNPDLLNKYKVTATDVIAAVREQNAQYATGKIGQEPVMEHSPYVYSVTMQGRLKNTKEFENIILRTNSDGSFLRLKDVAEVALGAREYTFNGRLNGNSATPILIFLQTGANAVSTAELVQKKFEELSKNFPEGLTYKVPYDTTLFIKASIKEVVKTFFEALILVVIVMYLFLKNFRSTIIPMIAVPVSILGTFAGLYVLGFSINLLTLFALVLAIGIVVDDAIIVVENIDRIMHEDPNISIKDAAIKAMDEVAAPVVSIVLVLCAVFIPVSFISGFVGEIQRQFAITLAISVTISGFVALTLTPSLCAIFLRRNEGEPFYLVKKFNHIFDWSTEVFGAGVAYILKRSVRFILIFVIFLGGLYGLFKLVPHSLVPNEDQGSFLSVVNLPAASSLHRTTQAMDAMAEEVRKNENITNIVGLIGYDLFTGSLKENAGAMFVNLKDWNNRDTSSFDLTSMYNKQYFLNPNFQTFFVNPPPIQGLSLTGGFEMYAQNRSGKNYDEIQIDVNKLVEAANKRPELANVRTTLDTNFPQLKLEVDRDKVKLYGLNLADVFSTLNATIGTYYVNDFSMLGKNYRVNISAIGDFRNTQNALKNIFVRANDGSMIALDSVLTLQRSVGPDDVKRFNMFPSALVQGDPAPGYTSGQAIDAIAQVAKETLGEDYSIAWSGSAYQEVTSSGAGQVAFMLGLLFVFLILAAQYERWLMPLAVITAVPFAVFGSLLFVWLRGLENDIYFQTGLLLLIGLSAKNAILIVEFAMEEHLKKGKSIFDAAISAAKLRFRPIVMTSLAFICGILPLVFAYGAGSASRHAIGTGVVGGMIAASTIAIFFVPLFFYLLESFNRWLDIKRGKIHA; the protein is encoded by the coding sequence ATGTTTTCTAAATTCTTTATAGAAAGACCTGTATTTGCTGCAGTTACTGCTATTATCATTTCTTTAGCAGGGATTATAGGGCTTTATTCTTTACCTGTGGAACAATACCCTTCTTTAACACCTCCTGTAGTTAAAGTAAATGCAAATTATTCAGGAGCTGATGCTCAAACGGTGGCTCAAACGGTGGCTATCCCTCTTGAAGATGCGATTAATGGAGTTGAAAATATGATTTATATGGATTCAACTTCAAGCTCTTCAGGTGATATGAGTTTAAGTGTTTATTTTAACATAGGCACAGATCCTGATCAAGCAACAGTCGATGTTAACAATAGAATTTCAGCAGCTATGGCAAAATTGCCTGAAGATGTTAAAAAAACCGGTGTTAGTGTTAGAAAAACGGGCTCAAGTATTTTAGAAGTTGCTACTTTATACTCACCTGATGGTTCTATGGATGCACTAGAAGTATATAATTATGCTGCATTAAATATCTTAGATGATCTTGCTAGGGTTCCTGGAGTAGGAAATGCTGTAGCTATTGGCTCAAGAAATTATTCTATGAGAATTTGGCTAAATCCTGATTTGTTAAATAAATACAAAGTTACAGCTACAGATGTTATTGCTGCAGTTAGAGAGCAAAATGCCCAATACGCCACAGGTAAAATAGGGCAAGAGCCGGTTATGGAGCATTCTCCTTATGTATATTCAGTGACTATGCAAGGAAGATTAAAAAACACAAAAGAATTTGAAAATATCATCTTAAGAACTAATAGCGATGGTTCTTTTTTAAGATTAAAAGATGTAGCTGAAGTTGCTTTAGGTGCTAGAGAATACACTTTTAATGGTAGATTAAATGGAAATAGTGCTACTCCGATTTTGATTTTTTTACAAACTGGAGCAAACGCAGTTAGCACAGCAGAACTAGTGCAAAAAAAATTCGAAGAGCTTTCTAAAAACTTTCCTGAAGGTTTAACTTATAAAGTGCCTTATGATACAACTTTATTTATAAAAGCCTCCATTAAAGAAGTGGTTAAAACTTTTTTTGAAGCTTTGATTTTAGTTGTAATTGTAATGTATTTGTTCTTAAAAAATTTCCGCTCAACCATCATACCTATGATTGCTGTGCCTGTTTCTATTTTGGGAACTTTTGCAGGATTATATGTTTTAGGTTTTAGTATAAATTTACTTACGCTTTTTGCCTTGGTATTGGCTATTGGTATTGTTGTTGATGATGCTATTATTGTGGTAGAAAATATAGACAGAATCATGCATGAAGATCCTAATATAAGCATAAAAGATGCTGCTATTAAAGCTATGGATGAAGTTGCTGCTCCTGTTGTTTCTATAGTGCTTGTGCTTTGTGCTGTGTTTATACCTGTTTCGTTTATATCTGGCTTTGTAGGCGAAATTCAAAGACAATTTGCTATAACTTTAGCAATTTCAGTTACAATCTCAGGCTTTGTAGCTTTAACACTAACCCCTTCTTTATGTGCGATTTTTTTAAGACGCAATGAAGGTGAGCCATTTTATTTGGTAAAAAAATTCAATCATATTTTTGATTGGTCTACTGAAGTTTTTGGTGCAGGGGTTGCATATATTTTAAAAAGATCTGTGCGTTTTATATTGATTTTCGTGATCTTTTTAGGAGGTTTATATGGACTTTTTAAACTTGTTCCGCATTCTTTAGTTCCAAATGAAGATCAAGGGAGTTTTTTATCAGTTGTTAATTTACCTGCGGCTTCTTCTTTGCATAGAACCACTCAAGCAATGGATGCTATGGCCGAAGAAGTGCGTAAAAATGAAAATATTACTAATATAGTAGGACTTATAGGATATGATCTTTTCACAGGCTCTTTAAAAGAAAATGCTGGAGCAATGTTTGTGAATTTAAAAGATTGGAATAATAGAGACACTAGTAGTTTTGATTTAACTAGCATGTATAATAAACAATACTTCTTAAATCCGAATTTCCAAACTTTTTTTGTTAATCCACCTCCAATTCAAGGTTTAAGCTTAACTGGTGGTTTTGAAATGTATGCTCAAAATCGTAGTGGTAAAAATTATGATGAAATACAAATTGATGTTAATAAATTAGTAGAAGCGGCTAATAAACGCCCTGAACTTGCTAATGTAAGAACTACACTTGATACAAATTTTCCTCAACTTAAGCTAGAAGTTGATCGTGACAAAGTAAAACTTTATGGTTTAAATTTAGCAGATGTATTTAGCACACTTAATGCTACTATAGGAACTTATTATGTAAATGATTTTTCTATGCTTGGAAAAAATTATCGTGTAAATATTAGTGCAATAGGGGATTTTAGAAATACTCAAAATGCTTTAAAAAATATTTTTGTTAGAGCAAATGATGGTTCTATGATAGCATTAGATAGCGTTTTAACACTACAAAGAAGTGTTGGTCCTGATGATGTAAAACGCTTTAATATGTTCCCATCGGCTTTAGTTCAAGGCGATCCTGCTCCAGGCTATACCTCAGGACAGGCTATTGATGCGATTGCACAAGTTGCAAAAGAAACTTTAGGAGAGGATTATTCTATAGCTTGGTCAGGTTCAGCTTATCAAGAAGTTACAAGTAGTGGAGCTGGACAAGTTGCTTTTATGCTAGGACTTTTATTTGTATTTTTAATCCTAGCAGCCCAATATGAAAGATGGCTTATGCCTTTAGCAGTAATTACAGCTGTGCCTTTTGCTGTTTTTGGTTCATTGCTTTTTGTATGGCTTAGAGGCTTAGAAAATGATATATATTTTCAAACAGGACTTTTACTTTTAATAGGACTTTCTGCTAAAAATGCAATTTTAATTGTTGAATTTGCTATGGAAGAACATCTTAAAAAAGGAAAAAGTATTTTTGATGCTGCTATTAGTGCAGCAAAATTAAGATTTAGGCCTATTGTTATGACTTCTTTGGCATTTATTTGTGGAATTTTACCTTTAGTATTTGCTTATGGTGCTGGAAGTGCAAGTCGCCATGCTATAGGAACTGGAGTTGTAGGAGGAATGATAGCAGCCTCAACCATAGCAATATTTTTTGTGCCTTTGTTCTTTTATTTACTAGAGAGTTTTAATAGATGGCTTGATATAAAAAGAGGTAAAATCCATGCATAA
- the hemJ gene encoding protoporphyrinogen oxidase HemJ: MLDFLNEWYLWIKMVHYLAFVSWMAGMFYLPRLFVYHTEHKDNKGFVEVVKIQEKKLYFYIQTPAMIATAITGSLMMIANKDVLMVGGYMHAKLTCALLLIIYHFQNYYYYRQLQNDTCKKSGKFFRAYNEIPTILFIVIAIMMVVRPF; encoded by the coding sequence ATGTTAGATTTTTTAAATGAGTGGTATTTATGGATTAAAATGGTGCATTATTTGGCTTTTGTTTCGTGGATGGCTGGTATGTTTTATTTGCCAAGGCTTTTTGTCTATCATACAGAACATAAAGATAATAAAGGCTTTGTTGAAGTAGTAAAAATTCAAGAGAAAAAATTATATTTTTACATACAAACTCCAGCGATGATAGCTACTGCAATTACAGGTAGTTTGATGATGATAGCCAATAAAGATGTTTTAATGGTGGGTGGTTATATGCATGCTAAATTAACTTGTGCTTTGCTTTTGATTATTTATCATTTTCAAAATTATTACTATTATAGACAACTTCAAAATGATACTTGTAAAAAAAGTGGAAAATTCTTTAGAGCTTATAATGAAATTCCAACTATATTATTTATAGTTATTGCTATAATGATGGTAGTAAGACCATTTTAG
- a CDS encoding mini-MOMP protein, with amino-acid sequence MKKIFIVCFVFLLGSFSIVNSAPLDEIFQDVNVSGSMRYRFEHNSPKDRNDKSHQRVKIQMH; translated from the coding sequence ATGAAAAAAATATTTATAGTATGTTTTGTGTTTTTATTGGGTTCATTTAGTATTGTAAATTCTGCTCCTTTAGATGAAATTTTTCAAGATGTTAATGTTTCAGGTAGTATGCGTTATCGTTTTGAGCATAATAGCCCTAAAGATAGAAATGATAAATCTCATCAAAGAGTTAAAATTCAAATGCATTAA
- a CDS encoding coproporphyrinogen III oxidase family protein codes for MNFLQNLALSYSHKAMQKSLENGFDVKLLKQGQDKKVNEKKSYMLYAHIPFCHTFCPYCSFHKYYYDENLAKKYFESLREEIKQIKDKGFDFTSMYVGGGTTLINEEELAKTLELCKKLFNIKEISCESDPNHIDPKKLEMFKGLIDRLSCGIQSFDDDTLKKVARYHKFGSSKELQEKLSKAIGVLPIMSIDLIFNFPSQTKEQLLNDLEIAKSLKPQQITTYPLMKSNLTKDNIAKTLGVSFKDNEFEFYKIIVDFFKDYERNNAWSFSLEKSHFNDEYVSSHHEYLGVGSGAFSFLDGELLINAFNLNEYSKLIKEKQNANIAKANFGKKEIIKYVFLTEMFAGKIKIDKFNKTLECDLEKDLFIELLGLKLSKAIKKENNTLYTSEFGRYLFMVLMKDFYTGMDLVRAVFRDDKRLQNKEHINIMHENVDPLDFKSMEFKG; via the coding sequence ATGAATTTTTTACAAAATTTAGCACTTTCTTACTCTCACAAGGCTATGCAAAAGTCTTTAGAAAATGGTTTTGATGTCAAACTTTTAAAGCAAGGACAAGATAAAAAAGTAAATGAAAAAAAATCTTATATGCTTTATGCTCATATACCATTTTGCCATACTTTTTGTCCATATTGTAGTTTTCATAAATACTACTATGATGAAAATTTGGCAAAAAAATATTTTGAAAGTTTAAGAGAAGAAATTAAGCAAATTAAAGATAAAGGATTTGATTTTACTTCTATGTATGTGGGTGGTGGCACTACTTTAATCAATGAAGAAGAGCTTGCTAAAACCTTAGAACTTTGCAAAAAATTATTTAATATCAAAGAAATTTCTTGCGAGAGCGATCCAAACCATATTGACCCAAAAAAATTAGAAATGTTTAAAGGACTTATAGATCGCTTAAGCTGTGGCATACAAAGCTTTGATGATGATACCTTAAAAAAAGTAGCAAGATATCATAAATTTGGTTCAAGCAAGGAGCTTCAAGAAAAGCTTTCTAAAGCCATAGGTGTGCTTCCTATCATGAGTATTGATTTGATTTTTAATTTTCCTTCTCAAACTAAAGAGCAATTACTCAATGATTTAGAGATAGCTAAAAGTTTAAAACCTCAGCAAATTACAACTTATCCTTTAATGAAATCCAATTTGACTAAAGATAATATTGCAAAAACTTTAGGAGTAAGCTTTAAGGATAATGAATTTGAATTTTATAAAATCATTGTAGACTTTTTTAAAGATTATGAAAGAAACAATGCATGGTCGTTTTCTTTAGAAAAAAGCCATTTTAATGATGAGTATGTAAGTAGCCATCATGAGTATTTGGGTGTAGGAAGTGGAGCTTTTAGCTTTTTAGATGGAGAGCTTTTAATCAATGCTTTTAATTTGAATGAGTATTCTAAACTCATCAAAGAAAAACAAAATGCAAATATTGCTAAGGCAAATTTTGGCAAGAAAGAAATCATAAAATATGTCTTTTTAACTGAAATGTTTGCAGGTAAAATCAAGATTGATAAATTTAATAAAACCCTAGAATGCGACTTAGAAAAAGATCTTTTCATCGAGCTTTTAGGGCTTAAATTAAGCAAAGCTATAAAAAAAGAAAATAATACTTTATATACTAGTGAATTTGGGCGTTATTTGTTTATGGTTTTAATGAAGGATTTTTATACGGGTATGGATTTAGTGCGTGCGGTATTTAGAGATGATAAGCGTTTGCAAAATAAAGAACACATTAACATCATGCACGAAAATGTTGATCCGCTTGATTTTAAAAGTATGGAATTTAAAGGGTAA
- the lspA gene encoding signal peptidase II encodes MLKILSLKFYLVFFIVFILDQASKYVFLQGFEYKGEFFDLVLTYNTGVAFSMFAFLGAYLKYIQLVFILALFVYLLYQKEFFKTHLIAFAIMLSAGCSNLLDRFVHIGVVDFVFWHKWFEFAVFNLADVMINISVALILIKEIFNKGKKC; translated from the coding sequence ATGCTTAAAATTTTATCTTTGAAATTTTATCTTGTTTTTTTTATAGTTTTTATATTAGATCAAGCAAGTAAGTATGTATTTTTGCAAGGATTTGAATATAAGGGCGAATTTTTTGATTTAGTTTTAACTTACAATACTGGTGTGGCTTTTTCTATGTTTGCATTTTTAGGAGCATATTTAAAATACATACAGCTTGTTTTTATTTTGGCTTTGTTTGTATATTTGCTTTATCAAAAAGAGTTTTTTAAAACACATTTGATTGCTTTTGCTATTATGCTATCTGCTGGGTGTTCAAATTTACTTGATCGTTTTGTGCATATAGGTGTAGTGGATTTTGTGTTTTGGCATAAATGGTTTGAATTTGCTGTGTTTAATTTAGCAGATGTTATGATAAACATTAGCGTTGCTTTGATTTTAATAAAAGAAATTTTTAATAAAGGAAAAAAATGTTAG
- a CDS encoding multidrug efflux system CmeABC, outer membrane lipoprotein CmeC yields the protein MHKLIIFISCFFIAACSLKPKLEIADINYTKSLDQNISIDKQWWKAFNDENLNVLIEQALKNNNDLQIAYINLQKAYETLGIARSNLLPKLDGSASGARAKTSINAPSNKSNDFFYGNDFKMGLNLSYEIDLWGKYRDNYGASKSKLQASEFDYESARLSLISNVIKTYFNLASLSEQVKILEETTQSYQKTYNLKLEHFKLGVISEYELNKFKAELENSKVLLTNAKIQKEANTKALKILTSNNIDDIFYNNIEYQKLEKYELNIPEGIGSEILLQRPDIQASLKILEEKNYLVGVARSAFLPSLSLTGLLGFQSSDLDLLVKHGSNTWNVAGNFAMPIFYWGEIMNNVNIAKLTKDEAFLQYENTLKTAFAEIRLALFNRQNYYENEQNYKNLFLAQSKIYEISTLRYENGVINLADFLQDQRNYLNAKLSYTNSSYELANSIVDVMKAFGGGFNAKEDSKENIKAMEENLKENFYNN from the coding sequence ATGCATAAATTAATCATATTTATAAGCTGCTTTTTTATAGCAGCTTGTAGTTTAAAACCAAAACTAGAAATCGCTGATATAAACTACACTAAAAGTTTGGATCAAAACATCAGCATTGATAAACAATGGTGGAAAGCTTTTAATGATGAGAACTTAAATGTTTTGATTGAACAAGCTTTAAAAAATAACAACGATTTGCAAATTGCATATATTAATCTACAAAAAGCTTATGAAACTTTAGGTATAGCAAGAAGCAATTTACTCCCAAAGCTTGATGGAAGTGCTAGTGGAGCAAGAGCAAAAACTAGCATTAATGCACCAAGCAATAAAAGTAATGATTTTTTCTATGGTAATGATTTTAAAATGGGTTTAAATTTAAGCTATGAAATTGATTTATGGGGAAAATATAGAGATAATTATGGTGCTTCAAAATCAAAACTTCAAGCAAGTGAATTTGACTATGAAAGTGCAAGATTAAGTTTAATTTCTAATGTAATAAAAACTTATTTTAACTTAGCCAGCTTAAGTGAACAAGTAAAAATTTTAGAAGAAACAACTCAAAGCTATCAAAAAACTTATAATTTAAAATTAGAACATTTTAAACTTGGGGTGATTAGCGAGTATGAGTTAAATAAATTTAAAGCCGAGCTTGAAAATTCAAAGGTTTTACTAACTAATGCTAAAATTCAAAAAGAAGCTAATACCAAAGCTTTGAAAATCTTAACTTCAAACAATATAGATGATATATTTTATAATAATATAGAATATCAAAAGCTAGAAAAATATGAACTTAATATACCTGAGGGTATAGGAAGTGAAATTTTACTCCAAAGACCTGATATACAAGCTAGTTTAAAAATTTTAGAAGAAAAAAACTATCTTGTGGGAGTTGCTAGAAGTGCATTTTTACCAAGCCTTTCTTTAACAGGACTTTTAGGTTTTCAAAGTAGTGATTTAGATCTTTTGGTTAAACACGGAAGCAATACTTGGAATGTAGCTGGAAATTTTGCAATGCCTATTTTTTATTGGGGTGAGATTATGAATAATGTTAATATTGCAAAACTTACCAAAGATGAAGCATTTTTACAATATGAAAACACTTTAAAGACAGCTTTTGCAGAGATAAGACTTGCTCTATTTAATCGCCAAAATTATTATGAAAATGAGCAAAATTATAAAAATTTATTTCTAGCTCAAAGTAAAATTTATGAAATTTCTACTTTAAGATATGAAAATGGTGTGATCAATTTAGCTGATTTTTTACAAGATCAAAGAAATTATTTAAACGCTAAACTTTCTTATACTAACTCATCTTATGAGCTTGCAAATTCTATCGTGGATGTAATGAAAGCTTTTGGCGGTGGGTTTAACGCCAAAGAAGATTCTAAAGAAAATATCAAAGCTATGGAAGAAAATTTAAAAGAAAACTTTTACAACAACTAA